In one window of Rhodanobacter sp. FDAARGOS 1247 DNA:
- a CDS encoding ABC transporter transmembrane domain-containing protein, with amino-acid sequence MSDATTDTPRPSRRIGALRGLWPFLKPHRVLALGWLLFLGLSSGASLVLPLAFRHIIDQGFGHSSNAVINETFIALFGVALVLAFATAARYFCITLLSERALASLRQTLYAQVIRLDVGFFERSRVGELLSRLSADTEVVQALIGSGVSVALRSVVMLVGASAMMVWTAPSLAGLTALVIPAVMLPILVFGRRVQKLSRASQDRLADAAAIANETLNASTAVKAYARENIESTRYSNAILRALATARRRIGMRALLTMAVIVLVFGAITLVLWAGARHVLAGTLDAGVLGQFVLYAVFAAGSVAGLSEVWGDVLRAAGAMERLGELLDERPEIVAPAQPLALPRPVSGALRFEQVSFHYPTRPDTAALHDFTLDVRPGETVALVGPSGAGKSTVFSLLLRFYDPQSGRISLDGVDLRAVTLDDLRGAIALVPQETVIFSGSAADNIRFGRDGASDEEVHEAARAAEAHDFISALKDGYQAEMGERGVRLSGGQRQRIAIARAILRDAPLLLLDEATSALDAQSEAAIQQALERLEKGRTTLVIAHRLATVQRADRIVVLDGGRIVAQGTHESLLAEGGLYAELARLQFVA; translated from the coding sequence ATGAGCGACGCCACCACCGATACGCCCCGCCCTTCCCGTCGCATCGGTGCCCTGCGCGGACTGTGGCCGTTCCTGAAACCCCATCGGGTGCTGGCGCTGGGCTGGCTGCTGTTCCTCGGCCTGTCCTCGGGCGCGTCGCTGGTGCTGCCGCTGGCGTTCCGCCACATCATCGACCAGGGTTTCGGCCACTCCAGCAACGCAGTCATCAACGAGACCTTCATCGCGCTGTTCGGCGTGGCGCTGGTGCTCGCCTTCGCCACCGCCGCCCGCTATTTCTGCATCACCCTGCTCAGCGAGCGGGCGCTGGCCTCGCTGCGGCAGACGCTGTACGCGCAGGTGATCCGGCTCGACGTGGGTTTCTTCGAGCGCAGCCGCGTCGGCGAACTGCTGTCGCGGCTCAGCGCCGACACCGAGGTGGTGCAGGCGCTGATCGGCTCGGGCGTATCGGTGGCGCTGCGCAGCGTGGTGATGCTGGTCGGCGCCAGCGCCATGATGGTATGGACCGCGCCGTCGCTGGCCGGCCTCACCGCGCTGGTGATTCCCGCGGTGATGCTGCCGATCCTCGTGTTCGGCCGCCGCGTGCAGAAGCTCTCGCGCGCCAGCCAGGACCGCCTCGCCGATGCCGCGGCGATCGCCAACGAAACGCTGAACGCCTCCACCGCGGTGAAGGCGTACGCCCGCGAGAACATCGAAAGCACCCGCTACAGCAACGCGATCCTGCGCGCGCTGGCCACCGCGCGCCGGCGCATCGGCATGCGCGCACTGCTGACCATGGCGGTGATCGTGCTGGTGTTCGGCGCGATCACCCTGGTGCTGTGGGCCGGCGCGCGCCACGTGCTGGCCGGCACGCTGGATGCCGGCGTGCTGGGCCAGTTCGTGCTGTACGCGGTATTCGCCGCGGGCTCGGTCGCCGGCCTGTCCGAGGTGTGGGGCGACGTGCTGCGTGCGGCCGGCGCGATGGAACGGCTGGGCGAACTGCTCGACGAGCGTCCCGAAATCGTGGCGCCCGCGCAACCGCTGGCCCTGCCCCGGCCGGTCAGCGGCGCGCTGCGTTTCGAGCAGGTCAGCTTCCACTACCCGACCCGCCCCGACACCGCCGCGCTGCACGACTTCACCCTGGACGTGCGCCCCGGCGAGACCGTCGCCCTGGTCGGCCCCTCCGGCGCCGGCAAGAGCACGGTGTTCTCGCTGCTGCTGCGTTTCTACGATCCGCAGTCCGGCCGCATCAGCCTCGACGGCGTCGACCTGCGCGCGGTGACGCTGGACGACCTGCGCGGCGCGATCGCGCTGGTGCCGCAGGAGACCGTGATCTTCAGCGGCAGCGCCGCCGACAACATCCGCTTCGGCCGTGACGGCGCCAGCGACGAGGAAGTGCACGAGGCCGCCCGCGCCGCCGAGGCGCACGACTTCATCAGCGCGCTCAAGGACGGCTACCAGGCCGAGATGGGCGAACGCGGCGTACGCCTCTCCGGCGGCCAGCGCCAGCGCATCGCGATCGCCCGCGCGATCCTGCGCGATGCGCCGCTGCTGCTGCTCGACGAGGCCACCTCGGCGCTGGACGCGCAATCCGAAGCGGCCATCCAGCAGGCGCTGGAGCGTCTGGAGAAAGGCCGCACCACCCTGGTGATCGCACATCGCCTGGCCACCGTGCAACGCGCCGACCGCATCGTGGTGCTCGACGGTGGCCGCATCGTGGCGCAAGGCACGCACGAAAGCCTGCTGGCCGAAGGCGGGTTGTATGCGGAGCTGGCGCGGTTGCAGTTCGTGGCCTGA
- a CDS encoding DUF1456 family protein, giving the protein MINNDVLRSIRYMLDLSDGKVVELIHLADADAPVTKEDVQGFLKKDNEPGYLECGNQTLALFLDGLVFHRRGKDDSRPARPPEKRVTNNVVLKKLRVAFELKDVDMHDILEAAGLPISKPELSALFRQSDHKNFKLCGDQLLRNFLKGLTMRVRGNG; this is encoded by the coding sequence ATGATCAACAACGACGTACTGCGTTCCATCCGCTACATGCTCGACCTCAGCGACGGCAAGGTGGTCGAGCTGATCCACCTGGCCGATGCCGATGCCCCGGTCACGAAGGAAGACGTGCAGGGCTTCCTGAAGAAGGACAACGAGCCGGGTTATCTGGAATGCGGCAACCAGACACTGGCGCTGTTCCTGGACGGCCTGGTGTTCCACCGCCGCGGCAAGGACGACAGCCGCCCGGCGCGGCCGCCGGAGAAGCGCGTCACCAACAACGTGGTGTTGAAGAAGTTGCGCGTGGCCTTCGAGCTGAAGGACGTCGACATGCACGACATCCTCGAAGCCGCCGGCCTGCCGATCTCCAAGCCCGAACTCAGCGCGCTGTTCCGCCAGAGCGACCACAAGAACTTCAAGCTGTGCGGCGACCAACTGCTGCGGAACTTCCTGAAGGGGCTGACCATGCGGGTGCGCGGCAACGGCTGA
- a CDS encoding DUF1398 domain-containing protein has translation MSEAMAHLQAAQAQAMAVRPRVGGFPYLAETLRRAGVTRNVWQLPACQSLYLTERGAVLQQGTPLVSGMADVPGFDQPALVRALRTDQAGESSFPDFLLASWNAGVVRYEVDLLERQVTYYGCNGESYVEHYPAVSL, from the coding sequence ATGAGTGAGGCGATGGCCCACCTTCAAGCCGCGCAAGCGCAAGCCATGGCCGTTCGTCCCCGCGTGGGCGGCTTTCCGTACCTCGCCGAAACGCTGAGGCGCGCGGGCGTGACACGGAATGTGTGGCAGCTGCCCGCCTGCCAGAGTCTGTACCTGACCGAGCGCGGCGCGGTGCTGCAACAAGGCACGCCGCTGGTGTCCGGCATGGCTGATGTGCCCGGCTTCGATCAGCCCGCGCTGGTCCGCGCGCTGCGCACCGACCAGGCCGGGGAAAGCAGCTTTCCGGACTTCCTGCTGGCCAGCTGGAACGCGGGCGTGGTGCGCTATGAGGTCGACCTGCTCGAACGGCAGGTGACCTATTACGGCTGCAACGGCGAGTCCTATGTCGAACACTATCCGGCAGTGTCGCTGTAA
- a CDS encoding VWA domain-containing protein: MKLKALLHSLLLALLVILTGCSVSRPANDTPARKNDSAPTPPAGPVVEPVAEPAPISPQATAQAKLQGNSPSDSPADRSSSAAGQVVPMPVAPPAPPALAEVAAMSYNAQSAKRMAYMPSPTLMQPLPGDINTENYTHRDTNPVQLVREQPVSTFSIDVDTGSYTNVRRMLSAGQLPPADAVRAEEFINYFDYGYTPPASREQPFSVTTELAPAPWNAKRQLLLVGIQGYRVQAAQIPASNLVFLIDTSGSMDEADKLPLLQASLKQLVRQLRRQDRVAIVSYAGYAGVVLPSTAGDQHATIDAAIDRLSAGGSTNGGAGIELAYAQAEQGFIKGGVNRVILATDGDFNVGTVNQEALKTTIEDHRKSGVALTTLGFGEGNYNDAMAVMLADVGNGSHHYIDSLQEGRRVLVDEMSATLLTIARDVKIQVEFNPAQVQEYRLIGYEKRMLKREDFNNDKVDAGEIGAGANVTAIYEITPKGSNAARIDPLRYGKHVATDESGNELAFLRLRYKLPGQADSKLIEQPIAAHAEAQASERLRYAAAVAAFADALRGGKYLDGYGYTQIAKLANDARGDDADGYRAGFVQLVKLANGLVTRGHDGASDTAAR; this comes from the coding sequence ATGAAACTGAAAGCCCTGTTGCACAGCCTGCTGCTGGCCTTGCTGGTGATACTCACCGGTTGCAGCGTGTCGCGGCCCGCCAACGACACCCCCGCGCGCAAGAACGACAGCGCACCCACGCCACCGGCCGGGCCGGTGGTGGAACCAGTGGCAGAGCCCGCGCCAATCAGCCCCCAGGCTACGGCGCAAGCCAAGCTCCAAGGCAACAGTCCGAGCGACAGTCCCGCCGATCGCTCTTCATCCGCCGCCGGCCAGGTTGTCCCCATGCCCGTGGCACCACCGGCGCCACCGGCGCTGGCCGAGGTTGCCGCGATGTCCTACAACGCGCAAAGCGCGAAACGCATGGCCTACATGCCGTCGCCGACCTTGATGCAGCCACTGCCGGGCGACATCAACACCGAGAACTACACCCATCGCGACACCAACCCGGTGCAGCTGGTCAGGGAGCAGCCGGTGTCCACCTTCAGCATCGACGTCGACACCGGCTCGTACACCAACGTGCGCCGCATGCTGAGTGCGGGGCAGTTGCCGCCGGCCGACGCGGTGCGGGCGGAGGAATTCATCAACTACTTCGACTACGGCTACACACCGCCGGCGAGTCGCGAGCAGCCGTTCAGCGTCACCACCGAGCTGGCGCCCGCGCCATGGAACGCGAAGCGGCAACTGCTGCTGGTCGGCATCCAGGGCTACCGCGTGCAGGCCGCGCAGATCCCCGCCTCGAACCTGGTGTTCCTAATCGACACCTCCGGCTCGATGGACGAGGCGGACAAGCTGCCGCTGCTGCAGGCCTCGCTGAAACAGCTGGTGCGCCAGCTGCGCAGGCAGGACCGCGTGGCCATCGTCAGCTATGCGGGCTACGCCGGCGTGGTGCTGCCCTCCACCGCGGGCGACCAGCACGCCACCATCGACGCGGCGATCGACCGGCTGTCGGCGGGCGGCTCCACCAACGGCGGCGCCGGCATCGAGCTGGCCTATGCGCAGGCCGAACAGGGCTTCATCAAGGGCGGCGTGAACCGGGTGATCCTGGCCACCGACGGCGATTTCAACGTGGGCACGGTGAACCAGGAAGCGCTGAAGACCACCATCGAGGACCACCGCAAGAGCGGCGTGGCGCTGACCACGCTGGGCTTCGGCGAAGGCAACTACAACGATGCGATGGCGGTGATGCTGGCCGATGTGGGCAACGGCAGCCACCACTACATCGACAGCCTGCAGGAAGGCCGTCGCGTGCTGGTCGACGAGATGTCCGCCACCTTGCTGACGATCGCCAGGGACGTGAAGATCCAGGTCGAGTTCAATCCCGCGCAGGTGCAGGAATATCGCCTGATCGGCTACGAGAAGCGCATGCTCAAGCGCGAGGACTTCAACAACGACAAGGTCGACGCCGGCGAGATCGGTGCAGGCGCCAACGTCACCGCGATCTACGAGATCACCCCGAAAGGCTCGAACGCCGCGCGCATCGATCCGCTGCGCTACGGCAAACACGTGGCCACGGATGAAAGCGGCAACGAACTGGCCTTCCTGCGCCTGCGCTACAAATTGCCGGGGCAAGCGGACAGCAAGCTGATCGAACAGCCGATCGCCGCGCACGCCGAGGCACAGGCCAGCGAACGCCTGCGCTACGCCGCCGCGGTGGCCGCCTTCGCCGACGCCCTGCGCGGCGGCAAATACCTGGACGGCTACGGCTACACCCAGATCGCGAAACTGGCCAACGACGCCCGCGGCGACGATGCCGACGGCTACCGCGCCGGCTTCGTGCAACTGGTGAAACTGGCCAACGGGCTGGTCACGCGCGGTCATGACGGCGCCAGCGACACCGCGGCGCGCTGA
- a CDS encoding DUF3228 family protein: MSIVLTRFARTRLFPRDQRPSAIQDCSAEAFERRLNTEAPLHVLDGYAPFCKLHVHRNWTSTRCTATPITEANRHLLRSAYEARSTDELPVLVRWFEGIDPPVANYLLPILYSREQLAKEGAPIDADWGVVGCLYTAEPEEIPMVPITMLRNALGVEEGGSGVPLDRAAYRQAVAFWERHANWRG, encoded by the coding sequence ATGTCCATCGTCCTGACGCGATTCGCGCGCACCCGCCTGTTCCCGCGCGACCAGCGACCCAGCGCGATCCAGGATTGCAGCGCCGAGGCGTTCGAGCGGCGCCTCAACACCGAAGCACCGCTGCACGTACTCGACGGCTACGCCCCGTTCTGCAAGCTGCACGTGCACCGCAACTGGACGTCCACACGCTGCACCGCCACGCCGATCACCGAGGCCAATCGCCACCTGCTGCGTTCGGCCTACGAGGCGCGCAGCACCGACGAACTGCCGGTGCTGGTGCGCTGGTTCGAAGGCATCGATCCGCCGGTCGCGAACTATCTGCTGCCGATCCTCTACAGCCGCGAGCAGCTGGCGAAGGAAGGCGCGCCGATCGACGCGGACTGGGGCGTGGTGGGCTGCCTCTACACCGCCGAACCGGAAGAGATTCCGATGGTGCCGATCACCATGCTGCGCAATGCGCTGGGCGTGGAGGAAGGCGGCTCGGGCGTGCCGCTGGACCGCGCGGCGTATCGGCAGGCGGTGGCGTTCTGGGAGCGGCATGCGAACTGGCGCGGTTAA
- a CDS encoding YigZ family protein, with the protein MSEPLSTLVQRCAHQEEIRKSRFLANAAPVTTPGQALDFLREVADPAATHNCWAYRIGQDYRFNDDGEPGGTAGRPILQAIEGQQMDGVVVVVARWYGGIKLGAGGLVRAYGGTAAECLRRAERAPIVAMARLALRCDFAELALLKARLKELQAEVEHESFGADGVELELRLPDSHVAEACLRISDISRGRSSAKRLD; encoded by the coding sequence ATGAGCGAGCCGCTGTCGACCCTGGTCCAGCGCTGCGCTCATCAGGAAGAAATCCGCAAAAGCCGTTTCCTCGCCAACGCCGCCCCGGTGACGACGCCGGGGCAGGCGCTGGACTTCCTGCGCGAAGTCGCCGACCCCGCCGCCACGCACAACTGCTGGGCTTACCGCATCGGCCAGGACTATCGCTTCAACGACGACGGCGAGCCCGGCGGCACCGCCGGCCGGCCGATCCTGCAGGCGATCGAGGGCCAGCAGATGGATGGCGTGGTCGTGGTGGTGGCGCGCTGGTACGGCGGCATCAAGCTCGGCGCCGGCGGGCTGGTGCGGGCCTATGGCGGCACCGCCGCCGAATGCCTGCGCCGCGCCGAGCGCGCCCCGATCGTGGCGATGGCACGGCTGGCCCTGCGTTGCGACTTCGCCGAACTCGCCCTGCTCAAGGCGCGCCTGAAGGAGTTGCAGGCCGAGGTAGAACACGAGTCGTTCGGCGCCGACGGCGTCGAACTGGAATTGCGCCTGCCGGACAGCCACGTCGCCGAGGCCTGCCTGCGCATCAGCGACATCAGCCGCGGCCGCAGCAGCGCGAAACGCCTGGATTGA
- a CDS encoding NAD(P)-dependent alcohol dehydrogenase yields the protein MTTKAYGAHAADKPLQSLDIERRAPGPQDVQIEIAYCGVCHSDLHTVRSEWGGTLYPCVPGHEIVGHVSAVGHEVTGFKLGDIVGVGCLVGSCQHCAACDEGLEQYCENGFVGTYNGPTPDAPGHTLGGYSQRIVVDRKFVLKIRHPEEQLAAVAPLLCAGITTYSPLRHWKVGPGSKVGVVGIGGLGHMGVKLAHAMGAHVVAFTTSDSKRQAALDLGANEVVVSRNADEMKAHANSFDFILNTVAASHSLDAFTSLLKRDGTMVLVGVPEHPHPSPNIANLIFKRRAIAGSLIGGIAETQEMLDFCADKGIVSDIEMIRAQQIDEAYDRMVKGDVKYRFVIDNSSLAG from the coding sequence GGACATCGAGCGCCGCGCGCCCGGTCCGCAGGACGTGCAGATCGAGATCGCCTACTGCGGCGTCTGCCATTCCGACCTGCATACCGTGCGCTCGGAGTGGGGCGGCACGCTCTATCCCTGCGTGCCCGGTCACGAGATCGTCGGCCACGTCAGCGCCGTGGGCCATGAAGTCACTGGTTTCAAGCTCGGCGACATCGTGGGCGTGGGCTGCCTGGTCGGCAGCTGCCAGCATTGCGCGGCCTGCGACGAGGGGCTGGAGCAGTATTGCGAGAACGGTTTCGTCGGCACCTACAACGGCCCCACGCCGGACGCCCCGGGACACACCCTGGGCGGCTATTCGCAGCGCATCGTGGTGGACAGGAAGTTCGTGCTGAAGATCCGTCATCCGGAAGAGCAGCTGGCGGCGGTCGCGCCGCTGCTGTGCGCCGGCATCACCACCTATTCGCCCCTGCGGCACTGGAAGGTCGGTCCCGGCAGCAAGGTCGGCGTGGTCGGCATCGGCGGGCTGGGCCACATGGGCGTGAAGCTCGCCCACGCGATGGGCGCGCACGTGGTGGCGTTCACCACTTCGGACAGCAAGCGCCAGGCGGCGCTGGACCTGGGCGCGAACGAGGTGGTGGTGTCGCGCAATGCCGACGAGATGAAGGCGCACGCCAACAGCTTCGACTTCATCCTCAACACCGTGGCCGCCAGCCATTCGCTGGATGCCTTCACCAGCTTGCTCAAACGCGACGGCACCATGGTGCTGGTCGGCGTGCCGGAGCATCCGCATCCGTCACCGAACATCGCCAACCTGATCTTCAAGCGCCGCGCGATCGCCGGCTCGCTGATCGGCGGCATCGCCGAAACCCAGGAGATGCTGGATTTCTGCGCCGACAAGGGCATCGTCTCCGACATCGAGATGATCCGCGCCCAGCAGATCGACGAGGCCTACGACCGCATGGTCAAGGGCGACGTGAAATACCGCTTCGTGATCGACAACAGCTCGCTGGCCGGCTGA
- a CDS encoding MarR family winged helix-turn-helix transcriptional regulator: protein MPNASKQQVPPNPLHAHLGYWLRLVSNQVSGSFASALQERQLSVAEWVALNHVEMHPDITAASLADAMGMTRGAVSKVLDKLLTKNLLLRTPSPQDSRAQLLALTRSGKRLLPALTDIANGNDNHFFSVLAVSERSELRRLLQKLADAHPFSAAPVD, encoded by the coding sequence GTGCCGAACGCATCGAAGCAACAAGTCCCGCCCAATCCGCTGCATGCCCACCTGGGTTACTGGCTGCGACTGGTCTCCAACCAGGTGTCCGGCTCTTTCGCCAGCGCCCTGCAGGAACGGCAGCTCTCCGTCGCCGAATGGGTCGCACTCAACCATGTCGAAATGCATCCCGACATCACCGCCGCGTCGCTCGCCGACGCGATGGGCATGACCCGCGGCGCCGTTTCCAAGGTGCTGGACAAGCTGCTGACCAAGAACTTGTTGCTGCGCACCCCGAGCCCGCAGGACAGCCGCGCGCAGTTGCTGGCACTGACCCGGTCCGGAAAGCGCCTGCTGCCTGCGCTCACCGACATCGCCAACGGCAACGACAACCACTTCTTCTCCGTCCTGGCCGTCAGCGAGCGGAGCGAGCTGCGCAGGCTTCTGCAGAAACTTGCCGATGCCCACCCGTTCAGCGCGGCACCTGTCGATTAG
- a CDS encoding RNA polymerase sigma factor, with translation MDAAVDPDALLMLAYARGDLAAFEALYARHRGMLYRFLLRSVRDPHRTDELFQETWSRVIGARERYQPQAKFSTWLLQIAHNLMIDGTRRQRPMADGDEAELALANLATPEREQPDHALSAFERRRNLQLAIEQLPDEQRTAVLLRLEQELSLEEIAVVTGAGRETVKSRLRYAMNRLREVLSE, from the coding sequence ATGGATGCCGCGGTCGATCCCGATGCCCTGCTGATGCTGGCCTACGCCCGTGGCGACCTCGCCGCGTTCGAGGCGCTGTATGCGCGCCATCGCGGCATGCTGTACCGCTTCCTGCTGCGCAGCGTGCGCGATCCGCATCGCACCGACGAGCTGTTCCAGGAAACCTGGAGCCGGGTGATCGGCGCCCGCGAGCGCTACCAGCCGCAGGCGAAGTTCAGTACCTGGCTGCTGCAGATCGCCCACAACCTGATGATCGACGGCACCCGCCGCCAGCGCCCGATGGCCGATGGCGACGAAGCCGAACTGGCACTGGCCAACCTGGCCACGCCCGAACGCGAGCAGCCCGACCACGCGCTGTCCGCCTTCGAACGCCGACGCAACCTGCAGCTGGCGATCGAGCAGTTGCCGGACGAACAGCGCACCGCCGTGCTGCTGCGGCTGGAGCAGGAGCTGAGCCTGGAGGAAATTGCCGTGGTCACCGGTGCCGGGCGCGAAACGGTGAAGTCGCGCCTGCGCTATGCCATGAATCGATTACGCGAAGTGCTGTCCGAATGA
- a CDS encoding SDR family NAD(P)-dependent oxidoreductase — translation MQLKQRRIAITGGFGTLGLAAVRAALDAGAKVVAIDRADPPAGGIAQATCLGGVDLADPQSAKQALAAAADALGGLDALVNIAGTFRYENVADGSVDTWDLLYRVNLRTAVAASQAALEHLQAGGRIINIGAASAVKAGAGVGAYTASKSGVMRFTEALAEELKERDITVNALLPSIIDTPPNRADMPKADFSRWVRPEQLADVIVFLLSEQSSAITGALIPVTGRV, via the coding sequence ATGCAATTGAAGCAGCGACGCATCGCCATCACCGGCGGTTTCGGCACACTCGGCCTGGCGGCGGTGCGCGCGGCGCTCGACGCGGGTGCCAAGGTGGTGGCCATCGATCGGGCCGATCCGCCGGCCGGCGGCATTGCCCAGGCAACCTGCCTCGGTGGCGTCGACCTGGCTGATCCGCAGTCGGCGAAACAGGCGTTGGCCGCGGCGGCCGATGCGCTCGGCGGCCTCGACGCGCTGGTCAATATCGCGGGCACCTTCCGCTACGAAAACGTCGCCGACGGCAGCGTGGATACCTGGGACCTGCTGTATCGGGTCAATCTGCGCACCGCCGTGGCGGCAAGCCAGGCCGCGCTGGAACACCTGCAGGCCGGTGGCCGCATCATCAACATCGGCGCGGCGTCCGCCGTGAAGGCCGGCGCCGGCGTCGGCGCCTACACCGCCTCCAAGTCCGGCGTGATGCGCTTCACCGAAGCGCTGGCCGAGGAGCTGAAGGAACGCGACATCACCGTCAACGCGCTGCTGCCCAGCATCATCGACACGCCTCCCAATCGCGCCGACATGCCCAAGGCCGACTTTTCCCGCTGGGTCAGGCCGGAGCAACTCGCCGACGTGATCGTGTTCCTGCTGTCGGAACAGTCCTCCGCGATCACCGGTGCGCTGATCCCGGTGACCGGCCGCGTCTGA
- a CDS encoding tetratricopeptide repeat protein: MPIVFLLSIALQAACAIHVVRSGRPLYWIWLILVGSYLGVLIYALVAILPDWRHDPRGRNVASKTLKIIDPQRRRRELERQLELSNTVDNRRHLAEESLALGDYANAQELFQSLLTGMYVTEPYFMLGLAQAQFGNGNYADTRQTLEALIEANPGFKSPEGHLLYARCLEELGQTEAALDEYRVLADSYPGEEGRFRYGRLLARSQRRGEAREVLQTQIRRARLMPGYYRRKEQSWLKAAKMELAQLGDA, translated from the coding sequence ATGCCCATCGTTTTCCTGTTGTCGATTGCCCTGCAGGCGGCCTGTGCCATTCATGTGGTACGTAGCGGCCGTCCGTTGTACTGGATCTGGTTGATCCTGGTCGGCTCCTATCTTGGCGTGCTCATCTACGCGCTGGTCGCGATCCTTCCGGACTGGCGGCACGATCCTCGCGGCCGCAACGTGGCCAGCAAGACGCTCAAGATCATTGATCCGCAGCGGCGGCGACGTGAGCTGGAACGCCAGCTCGAACTCAGCAACACGGTGGACAACCGGCGCCATCTTGCCGAGGAAAGTCTGGCGCTGGGTGACTATGCCAATGCGCAGGAACTCTTTCAGAGCCTGCTTACGGGAATGTACGTCACCGAACCATACTTCATGCTCGGGCTTGCTCAGGCACAGTTCGGCAACGGCAACTATGCCGATACACGCCAGACCCTGGAGGCGCTGATCGAGGCCAATCCTGGTTTCAAATCCCCGGAAGGACACCTGCTTTATGCACGCTGCCTGGAAGAACTGGGCCAAACCGAGGCGGCGCTCGACGAGTACCGCGTCCTTGCCGACAGTTATCCAGGCGAAGAGGGTCGTTTCCGTTATGGTCGTCTGCTTGCAAGAAGCCAGCGCCGTGGCGAGGCACGCGAAGTTCTGCAAACCCAGATTCGCCGCGCCAGATTGATGCCTGGTTACTATCGGCGCAAGGAACAGTCCTGGCTGAAAGCGGCCAAGATGGAGCTGGCCCAGCTGGGCGACGCCTGA